The following nucleotide sequence is from Tardiphaga sp. 709.
CGAGAACACGTTCATGAGGCCGCGATACAGATAGACATGGCCGGGGCGGCCCCCGGGTGCGGCGTCGGCATCCCCCGAACTGGCGAGCGAGGCCACAAAGAGCGACGACAGAATCAGCAAAACGGCCGCCGGAGAGGTCCACGACGGCCGTTTGAAGCCCTTGAGAGCAATCGACATAGTGCTTTCTTTCTTCGAAAAAACCCGCGACATGTTCAGACATAAGGCCCTGCCGTCAATCACAGTCCTGCCTCGATTCCCGGAATTGTGATGAAGGGGGTTGCGAAAGAGCAGCTGTGTGACCTGAGGGCGACAAAATCCTGCCGGACGCTTCCGTTTTGGGCATAGGCAGGTTTGTCGGCGCAGGCGAATTTGCTATGCACCGGATCAGAACGGTGCGTGATGCACTCGGGAGCGAACGGACGATGATCGCGCGGCGACATGTCTTTCACATTGGCGGCTACGACCCGATTCTGCCGGATACGCAGCTCGAGCGGTTCCGCCGTTCGCTGTCGAGTTTCGAGAAGACGTGGAGCGTGTCCGCGAAGGCGTCCGGCGTGCTTGACGCTACGGATGTGAGCGCATCCTGGCGGGCCGAGACCTCCGGGCCGAACTGGAAGACAGAAACCACCTACGAAATGCTGCGCTGGGATGACCTGATCCTGCAGGATCACACCCGAAGCATGCTGTCGCGATTGGGCGCTGCCTTCGTTACGCTGGGCGACTGGCTGGTGACGGGAACCCTGTTCCGCTTCTTCTATGCGAGCTGGAAATATGCCGGCTTCTTCCTGTTCTCCTATCTGTGGATCGCGGGCTTTGCTGCATCTGGCGCAGCGGTAGGCTATGGGCTGACCTGGCTGCTTGGCATGCATGGTGCCGCCGCATGGATCGCCGGCGCAATTATCGCTGCTGCCGTCTTCACGGCGCTGTTGCACCATTACGGCTGGCGCAAGCCGATCAATCATGTGTTCGACGACTGGATTTTCTCGCGGCAGTATGTTCATGGCCAGCGCCCGAAGATGACGGCACGCGTCGATGAATTCGCCAGGATAATCGTGGCACGCGCGCAGAAGGCCGATGTCGACGAGATCGTCATCGTCGGGCATTGCCTTGGTGCGGCATTGGTGATGGAGGCGGTGGCCCGCGCACTCGCGCTCGACCCGGATCTGACCCAACACGGCCCGACCATCTGCGTGATGACGGTGAGCGCGACCATCCCAAAATTCGCGCTCCATCCGGCCGGCAAGAGCGTACGCGCAGCAACGCGCCTCGTCGCCGACACGCCGGCGATCCGCTGGACCGAATATCACGCCCGCGACGACGTCATCAGTTTCTACCGCTTCGATCCGGTGACCTTGAAGCGCCGTAGCCGCGATCGCGACGAGGGCAGGCCGAACATACGCCGCGTCCAGATGCACGCCATGATGGGCATGGAGCAGTTCAAGCGCTATCGCTTCAGCTTCATGCGCATCCATTACCAGATGGTGATGGGCAACCAGTGCCGCGCGCCCTACGACTATTGCATGG
It contains:
- a CDS encoding alpha/beta fold hydrolase codes for the protein MRDALGSERTMIARRHVFHIGGYDPILPDTQLERFRRSLSSFEKTWSVSAKASGVLDATDVSASWRAETSGPNWKTETTYEMLRWDDLILQDHTRSMLSRLGAAFVTLGDWLVTGTLFRFFYASWKYAGFFLFSYLWIAGFAASGAAVGYGLTWLLGMHGAAAWIAGAIIAAAVFTALLHHYGWRKPINHVFDDWIFSRQYVHGQRPKMTARVDEFARIIVARAQKADVDEIVIVGHCLGAALVMEAVARALALDPDLTQHGPTICVMTVSATIPKFALHPAGKSVRAATRLVADTPAIRWTEYHARDDVISFYRFDPVTLKRRSRDRDEGRPNIRRVQMHAMMGMEQFKRYRFSFMRIHYQMVMGNQCRAPYDYCMVICGPLPFDEITAGEGGLKRFGADGALLDMPLSKITSSQSQAEASVNAA